From a single Loigolactobacillus coryniformis subsp. coryniformis KCTC 3167 = DSM 20001 genomic region:
- a CDS encoding ArsC/Spx/MgsR family protein: MINMYFHTSDPAKNKMVRWFKRQHLSLQIRNILQKPLSKAEITKLFLMSDNGTDDLLAQRAKATQALALGDDLTFNEMVEVVQAHPQILKNPIVFDEHSLITGFNLEKVGVFIPQKERKRERLSLFGQLYMADLI, from the coding sequence AATATGTATTTTCACACTAGTGATCCAGCAAAAAATAAAATGGTTCGTTGGTTTAAACGCCAGCATTTGAGTTTGCAGATCCGTAATATTTTGCAAAAACCGTTGAGTAAAGCGGAGATCACAAAACTTTTTTTAATGTCTGATAACGGTACTGATGATTTATTGGCGCAGCGTGCTAAGGCAACCCAGGCATTAGCGTTAGGTGATGATTTAACTTTTAACGAAATGGTCGAGGTTGTCCAGGCACATCCACAGATTTTAAAAAATCCGATCGTGTTTGATGAACATAGTTTGATCACTGGCTTTAACTTGGAAAAAGTCGGCGTCTTCATTCCACAAAAGGAGCGCAAACGGGAGCGGTTATCTTTGTTTGGCCAACTTTATATGGCTGATTTGATCTAG